The Solanum dulcamara chromosome 2, daSolDulc1.2, whole genome shotgun sequence region TATAACGTATAATTAAGATTTCAACTAAGTAAGACAAGCTAAAATTAGTTAGTGTTATATCCTATTTTGTATCCATTTGAAAAGCTTAAGTGTAACAATGTATGCAATTGGTAATACAGTGCCTTAATTACCTATCATTATTTTTGGCATGACTTCTCCCCTTTTGTTTTTGGCCTACTTACTTGATTTTTTTCATGATTTAGTACTGTAGTCGATGGTCTATTAAAAACAGTCTCTTTATCTTCACAAGACAGGAATAAAGATGCATATACACCACTCTCCTCAAACCTCACTTATAAAACTACACTGAATATGccattattattttatgattaaataaagacaaaatatTAAGGCAACAACTCAATCACACCAAATTGATTTTTACAGAAAATAagactttttattattatcttacgataatgtatttaaaacaaATACTATAcagtaaaattttaaaaataatcaaaacaaatattgtatttaaatCAGCCatgttattaaaaaaaacttaacaaGTTGATGACAAGTTTTATAGTGCTGGACCATAGAATGAAAGTAGGACTCAGTAGTAGTAAATCAAATCCCTCCAAAACATTTTCCATCTACCTGAAAGGATAaacactaattaattaaatcataaaaaatttACTACAACACTTAACTGTTAACATAATTCCAGAATCTTCCACAACTTTCTGTGGGCTTCTTCACCATGTTCTTTGTCTCCTTTATAATCTTCACTTTTCTACAACTAATGAGTATCTATTATGATTCTTTTTCACCAAAAATTACTCTCTAAATACTTGAAAAATCTTCAATCTAATGGCTTCAGAATCGGAGTCAGCTTCGTTGATGGAGAATTTGATGAATTCCAGAAACAGAGATCCTTCTTTGTTTTTACCTTTCATTTTATCCTTCACGAACAATTCAAATTCACCAAACCCAGTTCAAGATTCATCTAACCCAGATCAGGAAACAAGGGAATCAACAACCCGATCTGAATTTTCCGATCGGATCATACTCGTAAACCCGTTAACCCAAAGTATGGTTATAATGGAAACCCGTACATCTTCTACCTTGGAAACTTTTATGAACGAATTGATGAGTAAAGAAGGCCAACCACCAGCTTCCAAAGCATCAATTGATGCATTACCAAGTGTTGTGATTTGTGAAGAAAGTGAAAAAGGGGAGTGTGTGGTTTGTTTGGATGAATTGGGAATTGGTGGTTTGGTAGTGAAAGAAATGCCTTGTAAGCATAGATTTCATGGTAATTGTGTTGAAAAGTGGTTGAAGATTCATGGGTCGTGTCCAATTTGTAGGTATAAAATGCCAGAAGAAGATGGTGATTCGAACAATAAGAGTGAAAATCgaggaagaaggagagagaTTTGGATGAGTTTTTCTGTTGGAAATGAAAGGAGAAGTGAAGAGAATGGTAATAATCAAACAGTTTCAGCTAATTTCAGTTCAGAAAATGAACATGATCATGCACCAGAGGCTTAGAGACAAAAATTAGtttcaaattttgaagtttctttCAGAATAATGTCTTTTTGTACAGAGATATATTTTGTTGTTAATTGGATGGTGAAatggatatttatttttcatgttcAATTATTCATTGTTTCTTAAGATCAACAATTCTTACTAGTCACAAGTTTAgtacaacttaaaatcaattgtATTGAACTAACAGTACAGAAAATACTTATTTATACGATCATCTTACATACAAGTTAACTCTGACACACCAATTTGAATTGTGGTAAAGTATTCTTGATCAGAGATTTAATTTGAACTTGAGTTTGAACTTTGGGTATGTTGGTAAATTGGTGAAATGAGGTCTTTTCTGGTCTTTTTTGGTATTTAGTGCAGTCATAAGTTGTttttaaagttgaaagaatttcatcaaaatttaatcAGATTGAGTTTGAACTTTGGGTATGTTGGTAAATTGGTGAAATGAGGTCTTTTCTGGTCTTTTCTGGTATTTAGTGCAGTCATAAGTTGTttttaaagttgaaagaatttcattaaaatttaaTCGAAACATATAAGTAAAAATGAAATaacttttcaaattaatttaatcaaattaacGAGTTTTTGTCTCTCGAATGTccaatttattaattaattttttataacatgctttattattattttttgccaAATAAGCTAGCAACCGTTGAcgtttttccaaaaaaaatcaaaatttgaatttattggtaaaatggtaaaactaTTTTAGAGGAACTTTTGTTAGAAGTGCCACCCCAAATAATTTATGTAATGCATGATTaagatttaattgaaattttAATACGACACTAATAAAAGTTGTATAAGTTGTACTGGAAGATCAAAATTGAACCTCCAAATTTAGTACAAATGctaaatttgaaaaacttcgagt contains the following coding sequences:
- the LOC129874896 gene encoding E3 ubiquitin-protein ligase MPSR1-like, yielding MASESESASLMENLMNSRNRDPSLFLPFILSFTNNSNSPNPVQDSSNPDQETRESTTRSEFSDRIILVNPLTQSMVIMETRTSSTLETFMNELMSKEGQPPASKASIDALPSVVICEESEKGECVVCLDELGIGGLVVKEMPCKHRFHGNCVEKWLKIHGSCPICRYKMPEEDGDSNNKSENRGRRREIWMSFSVGNERRSEENGNNQTVSANFSSENEHDHAPEA